Genomic DNA from Pempheris klunzingeri isolate RE-2024b chromosome 22, fPemKlu1.hap1, whole genome shotgun sequence:
ttggtcattactagtttactttggtcattattagtttactttggtcattactagtttactttggtcatTAGTACTTTACTTTGGTCATTACTAGTTTACTTTGATCATTTctagtttactttggtcataactagtttactttggtcatTATTAGTTTACTTTGGTCATAACTAGTTTACTTTGGTTATTATTAGTTTACTTTGGTCATTActagtttactttggtcattactagtttactttggtcatTAGTACTTTACTTTGGTCATTACTAGTTTACTTTGATCATTTctagtttactttggtcatAACTAGTTTACTTTGGTTATTATTAGTTTACTTTGGTCATAACTAGTTTGCTTTGGTCATTACTAGTTTACTTTGGTCACTATTAGTTTACTTTAGTCATTActagtttactttggtcatTATTAGCTTACTTTGGTCATTACTAGTTTACTTTGGCCATTATTAGTTTACTTTGGTCATAActagtttactttggtcattattagtttactttggtcattactagtttactttggtcatTATTAGTTTACTTTGGTCATAACTAGTTTACTTTGGCCATTATTAGTTTACTTTGGTCATAActagtttactttggtcattactagtttactttggtcatTACTAGTTTACCTCGGTCATTActagtttactttggtcatTACTAGTTTACCTCGGTCATTActagtttactttggtcatAACTAGTTTACTTTGGTCACTATTAGTTTACTTTGGCCATTATTAGTTTACTTTGGTCATAActagtttactttggtcattactagtttactttggtcatTACTAGTTTACCTCGGTCATTActagtttactttggtcatAACTAGTTGTCTTTCACACTGACATCAATAATCATCAGGTCGTTATGACGATTGAGGAGGTTAAACAGTCTCGGACTCACCTGGTGGAGGCGTCCGGACTGTCCATCAGCAGGTGAGGACCGTCAGTGGTCATGTGACCATCAGGGCCGTCAGAGGTCATGTGACCATCAGggctgcagacaggaagcagaaatGCGGTGATGGATGTGATCGTGGCTCACGGGTCAGTTATTGATCGCCGATGTTCTGAGGGGTTAAATCTCACCGGGGGGGAACAAGTGAAGGAGGACATGAcatctgacacatgacctcagacatgacgtctgacacatgacctcagacatgacgtctgacacatgacctcagacatgacatctgacacatgacctcagacatgtcgtctgacacatgacctcagacatgacatctgacacatgacctcagacatgaccTCCGACCCCTGACCTCAGACATGACCTCcgacccctgacccctgaccaGATCATTTCACAGATGTCAGAGCGTAACGTGCTGCAGTGATTGGTACTCCAGAGGACAGTGGACATTTAAAGAAGTCAAGTAAAAGCACATACATGAGCGGGCTGAAGCTCGTCTCGTTCCTCGACGTGTTCGGCTTCGCATCtctgaggaagaaaataaacagtgtcAACAAACACACGGCGCTCCTCCAGTTACACCAACGTTTCCCCAAAGAACTGTTTTTCTAGTGAGGTTCCGTTGGAACCATCAGGTAACTAACTGAGCGGTCTGGATGTTTTGTGACTGACCGCCGGACGTCGTCCAGCGAGTCGTTGCCGTTTGGACGAGACTCAAATCTGCGAACGAATCAGAGAACAGAGCAAAAGTGAACGTGACGATCACATGATCAAAACGTAGCTTCAGATAAAATGGATCACAGTTTACCTCGGTCATTActagtttactttggtcatTACTAGTTTACCTCGGTCATTActagtttactttggtcatAACTAGTTTACTTTGGTCACTATTAGTTTACTTTGGCCATTATTAGTTTACTTTGGTCATAActagtttactttggtcattactagtttactttggtcatTACTAGTTTACCTCGGTCATTActagtttactttggtcatAACTAGTTGTCTTTCACACTGACATCAATAATCATCAGGTCGTTATGACGATTGAGGAGGTTAAACAGTCTCGGACTCACCTGGTGGAGGCGTCCGGACTGTCCATCAGCAGGTGAGGACCGTCAGTGGTCATGCGACCATCAGGGCCGTCAGAGGTCATGTGACCATCAGggctgcagacaggaagcagaaatGCGGTGATGGATGTGATCGTGGCTCACGGGTCAGTTATTGATCGCCGATGTTCTGAGGGGTTAAATCTCACCGGGGGGGAACAAGTGAAGGAGGAAGACGACCagccgtcatcatcatcatcatcctcatgaTCAGGAGAGCCTGGAGAGCCTTCATCATCTGAGGGAGAGAGTCAGTCAGATTGGAGGCGACTCGCGCCGACCAACGCTACTTATACTGTTGGAACGCCATCAGGGTCAAACGCGTCACTGCTTCCCGTCACCCCGTGAACACCGGCTGAACGCCGGCTGAAGGTCGGCGTGTCTGCAGGATGAATGATGACGACCTTCGGCGCTGTTTACGTATTTACTCTTACTTTATCAGCGGGGTCATGTGACACCAACACAGTCACTGTGTAGGTCAGATAAGATGATGTCATCATGACATCAACACAAagagcctcctcttcctcctgatctTCAAATGGTCACCTGACAGATCAGTAACAcagttaatttgtgttttcacgTGTTTACGACCAAGACCATAATAactctgtttccatggtaactcctgagggtctgactaatacctggagcGGCCGTCGCCGTCCTGTTTGGAGGCCGTTTGTGTTTGACAGTCGGGACGTGACTGCAGATTCCAGCACTTTACATGTGAGTGTGCCGCCTGGTGGACGTGCCCTGGTGTTCTTTAAACTCTGTTTTCACACGTCTGGAGAATAAAAGAGACAAAGGCGGACGTGACAACCAGCAGGATCGTTTATTAGAACACGTCACAGTTTAATAAGTTAGAACATCTGAAcgacacaacacacactttattttggTCAAAACTGACTCCAACGCTTTTCCACCAGCTTGTTTCCAAaaggcagaaataaaacatggaggaggagacgggAACACATCAGGGACATTTCCATGAATCACGCTGTGTAAACACGGCTGTGGCGGTCAGATGCCGGCTTGTTTATCGGAAGTCCTCAGCGGAGAACATGCCCTTGGCGCGGCGCAGGATGGAGTCCTTGGACGCGTCGTACGGATGTTCTTTGGACGGGATCTCCAACACGGCTGGGATGGACTGCATGTGGGCGTCAATGGCGTGACGGATCATCTCGGCGATGAACTGGTTAATAAGGATGATGCCAATGTCGTTCCGCGACAGGAAGCTCCTGgtgatgaaaaacagattaacaACCCAgaaacaccaaacaccaaacaaaaaGATTTCTGTCAATTTAACATGCAGAAAATATAACAACGTCCGTTATACTAAGAGAACGTTTTCCAGAACCAGAACATCCATAAGAACGGTTCCATCTGATTAATATAAAATCTATTCATAGAACAACTGGCTTTTATCTGGAGTTTAGAAGTGGGAAATGTGCATTTAGTGTGACAAAGACTAAAGATATTTCAGGAGTCAAAAGAAGGAagtgattcatttcattatgtttAGAATATTGTTACACGTTTCCAACATCTACCAGGAAGAACTAAAGAAGTACAATTCCAATTGCTTGATTGTTGAATAGACTTTGGTGTCGGGTTAGAAAGGTCACTTAACCAAAAACACCAGACCAAACTAAATTCAAATTTCTATTTGGTTAACACTGCAGCTGATACCAGAAAAGGGTGAAtttaacatttagaaaatgCCTAATAAAAGGTTTCACTTCTTATGATTTGCTGCTGATTATTCACACTCCGCATTAACATTTGGGATctaccaaactccattcaaattCAAACCGATTTAATATTCGGATTAATGTTGGAGCATAGTGAATTCATTCTGTGTTTAAATAATCCAGCTAGCAGATAAAAACACTCCGGGACTTTCTACACACAGAGACGGTGTTTGGCCCCTCGTGATTAGAATATCTTCAGTCAAGGACATCAGTGAAATAACGTCTCGTTGAATCTTTAAATTAATAGATTTCTGAACGGAGTTTGGTTGAGAGTACGACAGTCAGTGACGGCCCGTGTGTGTGATGACGGTTCTCACTTGAAGGTCTCTTCGATCTCCGTGATGCTCGTGTCCTTCTCCACCACCAAGAAGTTCGGTTTCCGGTTCTTGTTGAGCTCCCCGATCCCACCGAGCAGGAAGCCCGTGCACGTGTCCTCGTCACCGATCACGGCGATCAGTTTCCCGCGGCCGGCCATCACGGAGCTGCAGGTACCAGGATCGATCCgagcagagaagaaaatgagCGACAGACGCCACAGATCACATGAGCAGGTCAGCTGACTACCACTTCCGCCCGACAGCTGAGAGGCGCGAGCGCCTCCTGTTGCCTTCACGACACACGGAAAACACAAACTCCCGAGTGAAATCTTCTTAAACTACAGCTGGAAGCGCCGAATATATTTCATCTTACTTTAACTAACCAGCTTGACTAACTGCATGCTGTATTCATGTGCTCGCTGTAAACATCACCTCAGCAAATGCAGACGCTTTGGTTTTTAATTTGGTGTGATCAATCAGGAAGTTAGATTTACCACATTCATTCTGTACCTTTTTGTACCTTTTGCCCTTCGTTTAGTTCATAAAAGTGAAATGACTGCATCCAATgctgtttttatactttatgaggcattcatttaaaaagaagagaagcagagaagaaaagaagaaaaatctgtCAGAGAAATGATTTTAGGATAAACGCTAAGTCAAAGTGGAAATGCTGTCAAATTAAAGTCGTCGCTGAGTAAAGTAACATTAAAATACTCTAAATACATCAGTTCAATGGTGTAAGTTCCGACAGTCACTGAACGCCTCATCGGTCACGTGAAAGTCTTCAGAAAGACGGAAGTGCAGCCCAGCAGATAAAAACaatagaagaagaagcagcagcaacaaaatggtgggttttgtttctttgttttctgtctaacGGACACTGATTAGCtggctgttagctgttagctgttagctgtgtCTGATCCGGTCTGTTGTTCTCAGACCACCGCAGCTCTGACTGCGGGTCTGGAGCGGATCCCGGATCAGCTCGGGTACCTGGTCATCAGCGAGGACGGAGTCCTGGCCGTGAGTGTCACCCCCCTCAGATCAGACACgacacacaccacaccaaactccattcactaTTCTGACTATTTAACGTTCCCGCTAACGCAGGTAGTTCTGTAGTTCTAGAGACTAGTTCTACAGAAACTACAGCCGTAGTTCTACAGAATAGTTCTACAGAAACTACAGCCGTAGTTCTACAGACTAGTTCTACAGAAACTACAGCCGTAGTTCTACAGACTAGTTCTACAGAAACTACAGCCGTAGTTCTACAGACTAGTTCTACAGAAACTACAGCCGTAGTTCTACAGAAACTACAGCCGTAGTTCTACAGAAACTACAGCCGTAGTTCTACAGCCGTAGTTCTACAGAAACTACAGCCGTAGTTCTACAGACTAGTTCTACAGAAACTACAGCCGTAGTTCTACAGAAACTACAGCCGTAGTTCTACAGACTAGTTCTACAGAAACTACAGCCGTAGTTCTACAGAAACTACAGCCGTAGTTCTACAGCCGTAGTTCTACAGAAACTACAGCCGTAGTTCTACAGCCGTAGTTCTACAGAAACTACAGCCGTAGTTCTACAGAATAGTAGAATGGTAGTAATAGTTATGGAGTTTGGTTTGTAGAAAGTCGCATGGTGATGACATCATgagcccctcccccctctgacCTGTGTGCCGCCCTCAGTCTGCAGGTGAGCTGGAGAACGATGAGCACACAGCAGGTGTGATGATGCAGATGGTTCGAACAGCCAGTCGGTTCAGGTTACCTGGATCAGCTGAGCCGCCCTTCAAACGCATGTCAGGTAcctaccccccccaccccaaacacacacacacacacacgtgcaggaCTCACCTGTTGGTCTGTTCGCTCCCCTCAGTGGTTCTGGAGGACTTCGTCTACACGGTGACAGTTTCTGGTCAGAAGGTTTTTGTGGTCAAACGTCAGAACAACCAGCAGGAGCCAATCAGCATTTAGAGAGGACACCAGGAAGTGAGGCGGTGGTCAGGTGGTCTGatgggggtcagaggtcaccagcTGATCTGCAGCTGGAAGTCAGACATGTTTCTCACTATGTTAAAGTTTTgtatgtttgaatgtgtgtatttaaataaaagGATTCCAAACCTTGTTTCGTGTGTCCTGATAAGTCGGACTGAATGtgtgatcaataatcaataaaccTGCGCCACCTGCTGTCTGGACACCGTACCAACAACACTGTTGGAGAATCCTTTATTAGTTATTACAAGACTTATGAAATAAGTAGAAACCAAAATTTTAAGGAGAAACTGaatctgttgtcatggtgacactGCTGTTATAGTAAACCCTCTTTTTAGCAATCAGTAATCATTAATGATCATTACTTAGTGTGTTAATGTTCCAACTCATCAGTGGTCGTAATTCAATCTAATGTAAACAAATTCttcataaaatgtaaacaaaccagCTGAAGAATTATTTAGTGTCTTAACATTATAAACATTTAGACAAAAACATGTCTGATAACCGAGTGTTACAACAGGAAATATTCAGAAAGtctgaataaaaacaggaaactgatgagaagaaaaagaccTTTATTGCATCATCGTTGTCGCTCTGCTTCTTCTTCACATTGTTCAGGAATGACGAGGCCTTCAGGTTCGGCTCTGGAATGAGTCATCACATGACCAGGTACACTGTCCACTGTCATAAACCCCGCCCCCTCCCCTCAGGTACACTGTCCACTGTCATAAACCCCGCCCCCTCCCCTCAGGTACACTGTCCACTGTCATAAACCCCGCCCCCTGCCCTCAGGTAAACTGTCCACTGTCATAAACCCTGCCCTCAGGTACACCGTCACCTGTCATAACCCCGCCCTCCTCTTCCATGACTTCCTGTCACATGATTCTGAGTAAAAACATGcgaattaaaagaaaaaatagaactaacaaacatctgcaggaagaacagaagaagaggatgatgggaaacCAAGGTGAGCTTAGAGTccatgacatcacttcctcctacagacacacatatataatttaaaaaaaaagtcctcctcctcctcttcatcgctGAGTTCAGACGGTGAGATCAGTcggctgcttcctgtttcctgtcaggtGGTCTAACGTTTGGACAGCTCACTGGACAGCCAATCCAGACCCTCGTAGAGACCTGTGCCCTGAGTGGCACAGGTGGCCTGGACGTGCCACTGAGGAAACACAGGTATCCCATCAGCAGTGACTAACTACCCATCAGCAGTGACTAACTACCCATCAGTATTAACTAACTACCCATCAGTAGTGAATAACTACCCATCAGCAGTGACTAACTACCCATCAGTATTAACTGACTACTCATCAGCAGTGACTAACTACCCATCAGTATTAACTGACTACTCATCAGTAGTGACTAACTACCCATCAGCAGTGACTAACTACCCATCAGTAGTGAATAACTACCCATCAGTAGTGAGTAACTACCCATCAGTAGTGAATAACTACCCATCAGTATTAACTAACTATCCATCAGTAGTGACTAACTACCCATCAGTAGTGACTAACTACCCATCAGCAGTGAATAACTACCCATCAGTATTAACTAACTACCCATCAGTAGTGACTAACTACCCATCAGTAGTGAGTAACTACCCATCAGTAGTGAATAACTACCCATCAGTATTAACTAACTATCCATCAGTATTAACTAACTACCCATCAGTAGTGACTAACTACCCATCAGCAGTGAATAACTACCCATCAGTAGTGAATAACTACCCATCAGTAGTGAGTAACTACCCATCAGTAGTGAATAACTACCCATCAGTATTAACTAACTATCCATCAGTATTAACTAACTACCCATCAGTAGTGACTAACTACCCATCAGCAGTGAATAACTACCCATCAGTATTAACTAACTACCCATCAGTAGTGACTAACTACCCATCAGCAGTGCCtaactgtgtgagtgagtacATCCTGGTGTATTGATGGATGTGTTCAGGTGATCGATCAGTATTGATTCTTACAGTTCTGCTGCGCAGGCT
This window encodes:
- the lamtor4 gene encoding ragulator complex protein LAMTOR4; translation: MTTAALTAGLERIPDQLGYLVISEDGVLASAGELENDEHTAGVMMQMVRTASRFRLPGSAEPPFKRMSVVLEDFVYTVTVSGQKVFVVKRQNNQQEPISI
- the atp6v1f gene encoding V-type proton ATPase subunit F translates to MAGRGKLIAVIGDEDTCTGFLLGGIGELNKNRKPNFLVVEKDTSITEIEETFKSFLSRNDIGIILINQFIAEMIRHAIDAHMQSIPAVLEIPSKEHPYDASKDSILRRAKGMFSAEDFR